The Longimicrobiaceae bacterium sequence ATCCGCGGGTTGACCAGCGCCATCGGCGTCGATCCTTCTTCGCGTACGTCGACGACGATCACCCGCCGGTCGACGCCGATCTGCGGGCCTGCCAGGCCGATTCCCTCGGCATCGTACATCGTCTCGAACATGTCGCGGATCAGCGCTCGCAGCTCATCATCCACCTGTTCGATCTCTTCGGCCCGGCGTCGCAGCACCGGAGAGCCCAGCAGCTCGATTTTCCGCACGGCCATCTCTCCCTCCTACTTCTTCGACTCGGCGGTCGGGTTCAAGAGCCTCAGGATGCGGGGCCGCTCCACCACAACCCGGGAGTCGCCGCTCTTCAGGGTGACGAGGTCGTCCTTGATGAGGATGATCTCGCCCACGATGCCGCCTGCGGTCACCACCTCCATTCCCGGCTTGAGCGACGCCAGGAGCTCGCGGTGACGCTTCTGCTCTCGGCGTTGCGGCAGGATGAAGAGAAAGTAGACGATGGCGATGATGAAGACGAACTGCAGCAGCAGGACCATCCCACCCCCACTCGCCGCCTGCGCGGCAACTATCGTTGCGGTTGTCACAGATGTCAGATCTCCATGAAGGTTGAACCCGCCCTCAAGCCTCCGCGCGATCCTGCCGCATCTCGCCCAGTCGCGCGCGACTCCAGCTCTCGAAGGTCCCACCGCGAATCGCGGCCCGCGCCTCCGTCACCAGGTCGATCAGGTAGCGAATGTTGTGAATGGACAGCAGCCG is a genomic window containing:
- the yajC gene encoding preprotein translocase subunit YajC, whose product is MTTATIVAAQAASGGGMVLLLQFVFIIAIVYFLFILPQRREQKRHRELLASLKPGMEVVTAGGIVGEIILIKDDLVTLKSGDSRVVVERPRILRLLNPTAESKK